One genomic window of Trichosurus vulpecula isolate mTriVul1 chromosome X, mTriVul1.pri, whole genome shotgun sequence includes the following:
- the LOC118832769 gene encoding elongation factor 1-beta gives MGFGDLKTPAGLQHLNDFLADKSYIEGFVPSQADIAVFEAVSGPPPADLYHALRWYNHIKSYEKQKASLPGIKKALGKYGPADVEDTTGSGATDSKDDDDIDLFGSDDEEESEEAKKLREERLAQYESKKSKKPAIVAKSSILLDVKPWDDETDMAKLEECVRSIQADGLVWGSSKLVPVGYGIKKLQIQCVVEDDKVGTDMLEERITAFEDYVQSMDVAAFNKI, from the coding sequence atggGCTTCGGAGATCTCAAGACACCTGCGGGCCTGCAACACCTCAATGACTTCCTAGCGGACAAGAGCTACATCGAAGGGTTTGTGCCATCCCAGGCTGACATAGCAGTATTTGAAGCTGTCTCGGGCCCCCCACCTGCCGACCTGTACCATGCACTCCGTTGGTATAACCACATCAAGTCCTACGAGAAGCAAAAGGCGAGCTTGCCAGGAATAAAGAAGGCTTTAGGCAAGTATGGGCCTGCTGATGTTGAAGATACCACTGGAAGTGGAGCTACAGATAGcaaagatgatgatgacattgatctctttgggtctgatgatgaggaggaaagtgaagaagCAAAGAAACTAAGAGAAGAACGCCTTGCTCAGTATGaatcaaagaaatcaaaaaaaccTGCAATTGTTGCCAAGTCTTCTATCTTACTGGATGTAAAACCTTGGGATGATGAGACAGATATGGCAAAATTAGAGGAATGTGTCAGAAGCATTCAGGCAGATGGCTTGGTCTGGGGATCTTCTAAACTAGTTCCAGTGGGATATGGCATCAAGAAGCTTCAGATACAATGTGTAGTTGAAGATGATAAAGTTGGGACAGATATGCTAGAGGAACGGATAACTGCCTTTGAAGACTATGTGCAATCTATGGATGTTGCTGCCTTCAATAAAATCTAA